A window from Leifsonia shinshuensis encodes these proteins:
- a CDS encoding NAD(P)H-hydrate dehydratase, translating into MPERARRTLPPAEEVTPELLRSWPLPEPSGSKRSRGEVLVVGGALRSPGAAMLAGRAALRVGAGRLTLAVGRSVAAQVAVAVPESGVVPLPETSAGSIRGAGVRAAADDLAGADAVLLGPGLDDAAETARMLPRAARAAGRDTVLVLDAYALGALAGHPRLAGTGPRILTPNTEEAARLLGRETDDLDADARELARRYGAVVSCFGRVASPDGRLLTVGDGEVGLGTSGSGDALAGAITGLAARGAEPLQAAVWGTALHAAAGRSLSARVGRLGYLASEIVDRLTAELEAVG; encoded by the coding sequence ATGCCTGAGCGCGCGCGTCGGACGCTGCCCCCGGCGGAGGAGGTCACGCCCGAGCTGCTCCGGTCCTGGCCGCTGCCCGAGCCGAGCGGCTCCAAGCGATCCCGCGGCGAGGTGCTCGTCGTCGGCGGCGCCCTCCGCTCCCCCGGCGCCGCGATGCTCGCCGGCCGGGCGGCGCTCCGCGTGGGCGCCGGGAGGCTCACCCTCGCCGTCGGCCGGTCGGTGGCCGCCCAGGTCGCCGTCGCCGTGCCCGAGAGCGGTGTCGTCCCCCTCCCGGAGACATCCGCGGGCAGTATCCGCGGAGCCGGCGTCCGGGCCGCGGCGGACGATCTCGCCGGGGCGGACGCGGTGCTGCTCGGTCCCGGGCTCGACGACGCCGCGGAGACCGCACGGATGCTCCCCCGCGCCGCTCGGGCGGCCGGGCGCGACACCGTCCTCGTGCTCGACGCGTACGCCCTCGGAGCGCTCGCCGGGCATCCGCGGCTCGCGGGCACCGGCCCCCGCATCCTCACCCCCAACACCGAGGAGGCCGCGCGCCTGCTCGGCCGCGAGACGGACGACCTCGACGCCGACGCGCGCGAACTGGCGCGGCGGTACGGGGCGGTCGTGTCCTGCTTCGGGAGGGTGGCCTCACCCGACGGGCGGCTGCTCACGGTGGGCGACGGGGAGGTCGGGCTCGGCACCTCGGGCAGCGGCGACGCCCTGGCCGGTGCCATCACCGGTCTCGCGGCACGGGGCGCGGAACCGCTGCAGGCCGCGGTCTGGGGCACAGCACTGCACGCCGCGGCGGGCCGGTCGCTGAGCGCCCGCGTCGGCCGCCTGGGCTACCTGGCCTCCGAGATCGTGGACCGCCTGACAGCCGAACTGGAGGCCGTCGGCTGA
- a CDS encoding DUF998 domain-containing protein — protein sequence MTETRQRSTERVTARAAALNLEGAAIVVGGAALVLGALASLPFFWGRSLPIAGPGSVSQFTALAAGVVGVVAYVVGRLWHRDALTPFGGSPSRQPAGDHPARRAVTASAVFDTIVIGIAHGIIALLGWLALGAVLADGFTDATVYAVSATALAGVAVGVTAYAVFLSATRIDLMRLSTVLAVFAIVGIIAAMLSAPDPHWWQYHLSALGMSNTVSSLTFNLTLIVAGLMMAAIARYATDLTGVEPEQRPRLLRVRVCLILIGVLLAGVGLFPLDVSQILHNVSAVGMLIAFALLVFWVRPALPGAPRSFFVFGYVSFGVIVLVAVFFVTGYYVLTATELVAGVIVFGWLTVFLRVSGAGARG from the coding sequence ATGACCGAGACCCGGCAGCGGAGCACCGAACGCGTGACGGCACGCGCCGCCGCGCTCAATCTGGAGGGCGCTGCGATCGTGGTCGGGGGCGCCGCCCTGGTGCTCGGCGCGCTGGCGTCGCTGCCGTTCTTCTGGGGCCGGTCGCTCCCGATCGCCGGCCCCGGCTCGGTCTCCCAGTTCACGGCGCTGGCCGCCGGCGTCGTCGGCGTGGTGGCCTACGTCGTCGGCCGTCTCTGGCACCGGGATGCGCTGACCCCGTTCGGCGGAAGCCCGAGCCGGCAGCCGGCCGGCGACCATCCGGCGCGCCGGGCAGTCACCGCCTCCGCCGTCTTCGACACGATCGTGATCGGCATCGCGCACGGCATCATCGCCCTTCTCGGCTGGCTCGCCCTCGGCGCGGTGCTCGCCGACGGATTCACGGACGCGACCGTCTACGCCGTCTCCGCGACCGCGCTGGCGGGGGTCGCCGTAGGTGTGACGGCCTACGCGGTGTTCCTCTCGGCGACCCGTATAGACCTGATGCGGCTGTCGACCGTGCTCGCCGTCTTCGCGATCGTCGGCATCATCGCCGCCATGCTCAGCGCCCCGGACCCGCACTGGTGGCAGTACCACCTGAGCGCGCTCGGCATGTCGAACACGGTCTCGTCGTTGACGTTCAACCTGACGCTGATCGTCGCGGGTCTGATGATGGCGGCGATCGCGCGCTACGCCACCGACCTCACCGGCGTCGAGCCCGAGCAGCGGCCGCGGCTCCTCCGGGTGCGCGTGTGCCTCATCCTGATCGGCGTGCTGCTGGCCGGGGTCGGGCTGTTCCCGCTGGATGTGTCGCAGATCCTGCACAACGTGTCGGCGGTCGGCATGCTGATCGCGTTCGCGCTGCTCGTGTTCTGGGTCCGGCCCGCCCTCCCGGGTGCGCCGCGCTCGTTCTTCGTCTTCGGTTACGTGTCGTTCGGCGTGATCGTGCTGGTCGCCGTCTTCTTCGTCACCGGCTATTACGTGCTCACCGCGACCGAGCTGGTCGCCGGTGTGATCGTGTTCGGCTGGCTGACCGTGTTCCTCCGCGTGAGCGGAGCGGGGGCACGGGGGTGA
- a CDS encoding SDR family oxidoreductase: MNITGNTVFIPGATSGIGLALAVALKERGNTVIVGGRRTELLERIAAEHPGIGTVRIDTADADSIREAAAEVLAAHPDLNVLIAMAGIMRVEDWHTPAGFLESAEEVVTTNLLGPIRLIAAFVEHLRTQPDATIVTVSSGLAFTPLKVTPSYNASKAGIHMLSESLRLQLADTSVRVVELEPPAVRTGLLPGQEESEFAMPLDEFVAEVMQLIETQPDAKELQVERVKFLRYGEARGDYDRVVEVLNASDPHARDAAA; encoded by the coding sequence ATGAACATCACAGGGAACACCGTCTTCATCCCCGGAGCCACCAGCGGCATCGGGCTCGCCCTCGCCGTCGCCCTGAAGGAGCGCGGCAACACGGTCATCGTCGGCGGACGCCGCACCGAGCTGCTCGAGCGGATCGCCGCCGAGCACCCCGGCATCGGCACCGTCCGCATCGACACCGCCGACGCCGACAGCATCCGCGAGGCCGCCGCCGAGGTGCTCGCGGCGCACCCGGATCTCAACGTGCTGATCGCCATGGCCGGGATCATGCGCGTCGAGGACTGGCACACGCCGGCCGGCTTCCTCGAGTCCGCCGAGGAGGTCGTCACGACCAACCTGCTCGGCCCGATCCGGCTCATCGCCGCGTTCGTGGAGCACCTCCGGACGCAGCCCGACGCCACCATCGTGACCGTCTCCTCAGGCCTCGCGTTCACGCCGCTGAAGGTCACCCCGAGCTACAACGCGAGCAAGGCCGGCATCCACATGCTGAGCGAGAGCCTCCGCCTCCAGCTGGCCGACACGTCGGTGCGCGTCGTCGAGCTCGAGCCGCCCGCGGTGCGCACGGGCCTCCTGCCCGGTCAGGAGGAGAGCGAGTTCGCGATGCCGCTCGACGAGTTCGTCGCCGAGGTGATGCAGCTCATCGAGACGCAGCCGGACGCGAAGGAGCTGCAGGTCGAGCGCGTCAAGTTCCTGCGCTACGGAGAGGCCCGCGGCGACTACGACCGCGTGGTCGAGGTGCTCAACGCCTCCGACCCGCACGCACGGGACGCAGCGGCCTGA
- a CDS encoding DUF2000 domain-containing protein, with protein sequence MPESVGFRPDEIDTAAPTRSARLKWVIVVDAALAPGIAVNAAACVAAATQAHVSGLLGSAAVDADGGEHPGLPWAGCSVLAATAEQLVGIRAKAESSEGVFVSDMPVAAQQTRVYDEYLATVAATASPDLPLAAVSVVGPRNRVDRIVGRLPLL encoded by the coding sequence ATGCCCGAATCCGTCGGCTTCCGACCGGACGAGATCGACACCGCCGCGCCGACGCGCTCGGCCCGCCTCAAGTGGGTGATCGTCGTGGATGCCGCTCTCGCGCCCGGGATCGCGGTCAACGCGGCCGCCTGCGTCGCCGCCGCGACGCAGGCGCACGTGAGCGGCCTGCTCGGGTCCGCCGCGGTGGATGCGGACGGCGGCGAGCATCCTGGGCTCCCCTGGGCCGGATGCTCGGTGCTGGCCGCGACGGCCGAACAGCTCGTCGGCATCCGGGCGAAGGCGGAGTCCTCGGAGGGCGTCTTCGTCTCGGACATGCCGGTCGCCGCCCAGCAGACCCGCGTCTACGACGAGTACCTCGCGACCGTCGCGGCCACCGCCTCCCCCGACCTTCCGCTCGCGGCGGTCAGCGTCGTCGGACCGCGCAACCGCGTCGACCGGATCGTCGGCCGCCTGCCGCTGCTCTGA
- a CDS encoding AI-2E family transporter has translation MTDASTGPGAPAATELPAAAPARRGIWPFRRRGRTRVEEAPPVGPDSDEGSGAGIGRALKILLIIAASVVIAWGMGGIKGILAPTLLALVLTICAQPVRVWLERHGTPSGLATGAVALTVFALLAGFIGLLIVALAQFVGMLPQYKPQLQEFGDKLGEWAQTIGLGAEQVQQIKSSFNPSQFLGFFSGLLGSALSLTAFLVVVLTMLILMPADAAYTPTLLKQLEPSRPNLVFALGSFAHGVRRYMVVTTVLGVVQGILNGLALWALGVPAALLWAILSFLCSFIPNVGYFVALVPPLVFGFLTGGWGTVIAIIVIYGVVNAVVQSIIQPKVVGNAVALSQTLTFFAVLFWAVVLGPIGAILAIPITLLIRAVLVDADPQARLWRPYIGDLRHTRELMKEDAVARKAERQQLHGKGASGA, from the coding sequence ATGACCGACGCATCGACAGGCCCCGGCGCACCCGCCGCGACCGAGCTCCCCGCCGCGGCACCCGCCCGACGCGGGATCTGGCCCTTCCGCCGCCGCGGTCGCACCCGCGTGGAGGAGGCGCCTCCCGTGGGCCCGGACAGCGATGAGGGCTCCGGAGCGGGTATCGGACGTGCCCTGAAGATCCTGCTGATCATCGCCGCGTCCGTCGTCATCGCCTGGGGCATGGGCGGAATCAAGGGCATCCTCGCGCCCACGCTGCTGGCGCTCGTCCTGACCATCTGCGCCCAGCCGGTGCGCGTGTGGCTGGAACGTCACGGCACGCCCTCCGGCCTCGCGACGGGTGCGGTCGCACTGACCGTCTTCGCCCTGCTCGCCGGGTTCATCGGCCTGCTGATCGTCGCCCTCGCCCAGTTCGTCGGCATGCTGCCGCAGTACAAGCCGCAGCTGCAGGAGTTCGGGGACAAGCTGGGCGAATGGGCGCAGACCATCGGCCTCGGCGCCGAGCAGGTGCAGCAGATCAAGTCGAGCTTCAACCCGTCGCAGTTCCTGGGCTTCTTCTCCGGGCTGCTGGGCAGTGCGCTCAGCCTGACCGCGTTCCTGGTGGTCGTGCTGACCATGCTCATCCTGATGCCGGCCGACGCCGCCTATACGCCGACGCTGCTGAAGCAGCTGGAGCCGTCGCGGCCGAACCTGGTCTTCGCCCTGGGCAGCTTCGCGCACGGTGTGCGCCGCTACATGGTGGTGACCACGGTGCTCGGCGTCGTGCAGGGCATCCTCAACGGCCTGGCGCTGTGGGCGCTGGGCGTCCCGGCGGCGCTGCTGTGGGCGATCCTGTCGTTCCTGTGCAGCTTCATCCCGAACGTCGGGTACTTCGTCGCCCTCGTCCCCCCGCTGGTGTTCGGCTTCCTCACCGGCGGCTGGGGCACGGTGATCGCGATCATCGTCATCTACGGCGTCGTCAACGCCGTCGTGCAGTCCATCATCCAGCCCAAGGTCGTGGGCAACGCGGTGGCGCTCAGCCAGACCCTCACCTTCTTCGCCGTGCTGTTCTGGGCGGTGGTGCTCGGGCCGATCGGCGCGATCCTCGCCATCCCGATCACCCTGCTGATACGTGCCGTCCTCGTGGACGCCGACCCGCAGGCCCGTTTGTGGCGGCCGTACATCGGCGACCTGCGCCACACCCGCGAGCTCATGAAGGAGGACGCGGTGGCGCGGAAGGCGGAACGGCAGCAGCTGCACGGCAAGGGCGCGAGCGGCGCCTGA
- a CDS encoding glycoside hydrolase family 15 protein, with protein METRTNGDGIPAIDDHGMIGDLQTVALVSTEGSIDWFCAPRFDSPSLFASLLDPEKGGYFRIRAVGERMRVKQMYFPQTAVLITRFMSEDGVGEVIDFMPVADEPTVATTSRVIVRGIRVVRGTLDFRIECRPRFDYGRRPHTATASRHGVRFEDGETSAALHGVGPDVLDGDDVDTTITMATGDLRLFVFETEPSGEPRDIGRARGMRLFRDTVNFWRDWLSRSTYTGRWRESVERSAMVLKLLQYAPSGALVAAPTAALPEQLGGVRNWDYRYTWIRDASFSVFSLLSLGYTEEAIAFMLWAADRAVEQVGEASGPLKIMYRIDGSSDLEEITLDHFTGYAGSRPVHVGNGAADQLQLDIYGEAMEALAIGERFRPIGNPGWTKLRGILDWLAENWDQPDEGVWETRGGRKDFTYGRIMCWVAFDRGLRIARDRGLPAPLETWTAARDAIYEQVFTKCWNPERKAFTQYPGTDVVDAITLLMPQVGMISPQDPMWISTLDAIGEELVTDSLVYRYNPAASPDGLPGAEGTFSLCTFFYVMALTDAGRLDEAEYAFEKMLTYGNHVGLYAEEVDPSGLQLGNFPQAFTHLALIRAAIDLDAALATRSARRAWT; from the coding sequence ATGGAGACGAGAACCAACGGGGACGGGATCCCCGCCATCGACGACCACGGCATGATCGGAGACCTGCAGACGGTCGCCCTCGTCTCCACCGAGGGGAGCATCGACTGGTTCTGCGCCCCGCGGTTCGACTCGCCGTCGCTGTTCGCGTCGCTGCTCGATCCGGAGAAGGGCGGCTACTTCCGCATCCGGGCCGTGGGGGAGCGGATGCGGGTCAAGCAGATGTACTTCCCGCAGACGGCGGTGCTGATCACCCGCTTCATGTCCGAGGACGGCGTCGGCGAGGTGATCGACTTCATGCCGGTGGCGGACGAGCCGACCGTGGCGACCACGAGCCGGGTGATCGTGCGCGGCATCCGGGTGGTGCGGGGGACGCTCGACTTCCGCATCGAGTGCCGCCCGCGGTTCGACTACGGGCGCCGCCCGCACACCGCGACCGCGTCGCGGCACGGGGTGCGGTTCGAGGACGGCGAGACCAGCGCGGCGCTGCACGGCGTCGGCCCGGATGTGCTGGACGGGGACGACGTCGACACGACCATCACGATGGCGACCGGCGACCTGCGGCTGTTCGTCTTCGAGACCGAGCCGAGCGGCGAGCCGCGCGACATCGGTAGGGCGCGCGGGATGCGGCTGTTCCGGGACACGGTGAACTTCTGGCGCGACTGGCTGTCGCGCAGCACCTACACCGGGCGCTGGCGGGAGTCGGTCGAGCGGTCGGCCATGGTCCTCAAGCTGCTGCAGTACGCCCCGTCCGGTGCGCTCGTCGCGGCCCCCACCGCGGCGCTCCCGGAGCAGCTCGGAGGCGTGCGCAACTGGGACTACCGGTACACCTGGATCCGCGACGCCTCGTTCTCCGTGTTCTCGCTGCTTTCGCTCGGCTACACCGAGGAGGCCATCGCCTTCATGCTCTGGGCGGCGGACCGCGCGGTGGAGCAGGTCGGCGAGGCGTCCGGACCGCTCAAGATCATGTACCGGATCGACGGATCGTCGGACCTCGAGGAGATCACGCTCGACCACTTCACCGGGTACGCCGGCTCCCGGCCGGTCCACGTCGGCAACGGCGCGGCCGACCAGCTGCAGCTCGACATCTACGGCGAGGCGATGGAGGCGCTGGCCATCGGCGAGCGCTTCCGGCCGATCGGCAATCCGGGCTGGACCAAGCTCCGCGGCATCCTGGATTGGCTGGCGGAGAACTGGGATCAGCCCGACGAGGGGGTGTGGGAGACCCGCGGGGGTAGGAAGGACTTCACCTACGGCCGCATCATGTGCTGGGTCGCCTTCGACCGCGGGCTGCGCATCGCCCGCGACCGCGGCCTCCCCGCGCCGCTGGAGACGTGGACGGCGGCGCGCGACGCCATCTACGAGCAGGTGTTCACGAAATGCTGGAACCCCGAGCGGAAGGCCTTCACCCAGTACCCGGGCACGGATGTGGTGGACGCCATCACCCTGCTGATGCCGCAGGTCGGGATGATCTCGCCGCAGGACCCGATGTGGATCTCCACGCTCGACGCCATCGGGGAGGAGCTCGTCACCGACAGCCTGGTGTACCGCTACAACCCCGCGGCCTCGCCGGACGGCCTGCCCGGTGCGGAGGGCACGTTCTCGCTCTGCACCTTCTTCTACGTGATGGCGCTGACCGACGCGGGACGCCTCGACGAGGCGGAGTACGCGTTCGAGAAGATGCTCACGTACGGCAACCACGTGGGCCTGTACGCCGAGGAGGTCGACCCGAGCGGTCTCCAGCTGGGCAACTTCCCGCAGGCCTTCACCCATCTGGCGCTGATCCGGGCCGCGATCGACCTGGACGCGGCGCTCGCGACCCGTTCGGCCCGGCGCGCATGGACCTGA
- a CDS encoding aldo/keto reductase: MPALTDTFTLSNGVTIPKIGFGTWQIPHGSETYDSVRTALDAGYRHIDTARAYGNEASVGRAVRDSGISRDEIFITTKCPAEVKDAEGARHAFERSLALLDLGHIDLYLIHAPWPWNAIGSDHRAGNIEVWKVFEEVYEAGSTRAIGVSNFEVADLESLLGSTDVVPHANQIRWFVGNTQPETTAFSKEHDILVEGYSPLATGRLLENADIREIAEKYGKSVAQVSIRYLLQKDILPLPKSTTPERIRENADVDFELSAEDVAALDALDAGE, encoded by the coding sequence ATGCCCGCACTGACCGACACCTTCACCCTCTCCAACGGCGTCACCATCCCCAAGATCGGTTTCGGCACCTGGCAGATCCCGCACGGGTCCGAGACCTACGACTCGGTGCGCACCGCGCTCGACGCCGGCTACCGCCACATCGACACGGCCCGCGCCTACGGCAACGAGGCGAGCGTGGGACGCGCGGTGCGCGACAGCGGCATCTCCCGCGACGAGATCTTCATCACGACCAAGTGTCCCGCCGAGGTGAAGGACGCCGAGGGAGCCCGGCACGCGTTCGAGCGCTCGCTGGCGCTCCTCGACCTCGGCCACATCGACCTGTACCTGATCCACGCGCCGTGGCCGTGGAACGCGATCGGCAGCGACCACCGCGCCGGCAACATCGAGGTCTGGAAGGTCTTCGAGGAGGTCTACGAGGCCGGCAGCACCCGCGCCATCGGCGTCAGCAACTTCGAGGTCGCCGACCTGGAGTCGCTGCTCGGCTCGACCGACGTGGTGCCGCACGCGAACCAGATCCGCTGGTTCGTCGGCAACACGCAGCCGGAGACGACGGCCTTCAGCAAGGAGCACGACATCCTCGTCGAGGGCTATTCCCCGCTCGCGACCGGCCGGCTGCTCGAGAACGCCGACATCCGGGAGATCGCGGAGAAGTACGGCAAGTCGGTCGCCCAGGTCAGCATCCGCTACCTGCTGCAGAAGGACATCCTGCCACTGCCGAAGTCGACGACGCCGGAGCGCATCCGCGAGAACGCGGACGTCGACTTCGAGCTGTCGGCCGAGGATGTCGCCGCCCTCGACGCGCTCGACGCGGGGGAGTGA
- a CDS encoding histidine phosphatase family protein: MTARTLLLIRHGESTANVAAAAAEAAGAEVIAVDARDPDVTLSPLGELQASALGARLRGALPADAVLYSSPYRRAIQTARFALGEEVPLRLDERLRDRELGILDRLTAIGVERRLPLEAERRRWTGKFYYRPPGGEAWTDVALRIRSFLRDAMADSGPDGVVVVFAHDAVVSLFLYVLLRMTEAQLAEHLLTHPVANASVTELRNDGGDGGGGWSLRTFADDAHLAAAGLPSTEHPGEARTDA; this comes from the coding sequence ATGACCGCCCGCACCCTGCTCCTGATCCGTCACGGCGAGAGCACGGCGAACGTCGCGGCCGCGGCGGCCGAGGCCGCCGGCGCCGAGGTCATCGCCGTCGACGCGCGCGACCCCGATGTGACCCTCTCGCCGCTCGGCGAGCTGCAGGCGTCGGCCCTCGGAGCCCGGCTCCGGGGGGCGCTGCCCGCGGATGCCGTGCTCTACAGCTCGCCCTACCGGCGCGCGATCCAGACCGCGCGGTTCGCGCTCGGCGAGGAGGTGCCGCTGCGTCTCGACGAACGGCTCCGCGACCGAGAGCTCGGCATCCTCGACCGCCTGACCGCCATCGGCGTCGAGCGACGGCTGCCGCTGGAGGCGGAGCGCCGCCGCTGGACCGGCAAGTTCTACTACCGGCCGCCGGGCGGCGAGGCGTGGACGGATGTCGCGCTGCGCATCCGCTCGTTCCTGCGCGACGCGATGGCCGACAGCGGTCCCGACGGCGTCGTGGTCGTCTTCGCGCACGACGCGGTCGTGAGCCTGTTCCTTTATGTGCTGCTGCGCATGACCGAGGCGCAGCTGGCCGAGCACCTGCTGACGCATCCGGTCGCCAACGCCTCGGTGACCGAGCTGCGGAACGACGGCGGCGACGGTGGCGGCGGCTGGAGCCTGCGCACGTTCGCCGACGACGCCCACCTGGCCGCCGCGGGGCTGCCGTCGACGGAGCACCCCGGAGAGGCGCGCACCGATGCCTGA
- a CDS encoding alpha/beta hydrolase — translation MEIVLVPGFWLGADAWREVTPVIERAGHHAHPLTLPGLAPGDTDRGSIHVRDQVDAIVQRIDEVGRAGERDVVLVGHSGGGPLSYAATAERPDRIARTVYVDSWPLGPGGVIAGDLTPVDGEIDLLPWDEFEDADLVDLTDEQREEFRRSAVPEPGAIPTTPIELADDPRRRSVPATIVACEFTPADLRSWVDSGSPVLAEVGRLERLDVVELPTGHWPMFTRPSELGALLAELADR, via the coding sequence ATGGAGATCGTTCTCGTACCCGGATTCTGGCTCGGCGCCGACGCATGGCGGGAGGTGACGCCCGTCATCGAGCGGGCCGGGCACCACGCGCACCCGCTCACCCTGCCCGGGCTGGCGCCCGGCGACACCGACCGCGGCAGCATCCACGTCCGCGACCAGGTCGACGCCATCGTGCAGCGGATCGACGAGGTGGGCCGGGCCGGCGAGCGGGACGTGGTCCTGGTCGGGCACTCCGGCGGCGGTCCGCTGTCGTACGCCGCGACCGCCGAGCGGCCCGACCGCATCGCGCGGACGGTCTACGTCGACTCGTGGCCGCTCGGCCCCGGCGGCGTGATCGCCGGCGACCTGACCCCGGTCGACGGCGAGATCGACCTGCTGCCGTGGGACGAGTTCGAGGACGCCGACCTGGTCGACCTCACGGACGAGCAGCGCGAGGAGTTCCGGCGCAGCGCCGTGCCGGAGCCCGGCGCCATCCCCACCACCCCGATCGAGCTGGCCGACGACCCCCGGCGCCGGTCGGTCCCGGCCACCATCGTCGCGTGCGAGTTCACCCCGGCCGACCTGCGCTCCTGGGTCGACTCCGGCTCGCCCGTGCTCGCCGAGGTCGGACGGCTGGAGCGCCTGGACGTGGTCGAGCTCCCCACCGGGCACTGGCCGATGTTCACGCGCCCGTCCGAGCTGGGTGCGCTGCTGGCGGAGCTCGCCGACCGCTGA
- a CDS encoding helix-turn-helix transcriptional regulator, whose product MDRAALADFLRRHRESLRPSDVGLSEGARRRAPGLRREEVALLAAMSTDYYTRLEQRRGPQPSEQMLSSLARALRLTDDERDYLYRVAGHNTPDRFSGGAHVSPALQRVLDRLDDTPALVLSNLGEALVQNRMAVALLGDRSGYTGLARSEYYRWFTDPENARAQYPEEDRARQSRAQVASLRDAYGAMGPRSRAGELVRALLAESPEFAELWERHEVARRFEDHKTLIHAELGPIELDCQALFTEDQSQCLLVLTAPPRSEAAEKLALLGVLGTQSFGGSPAAHVGGEG is encoded by the coding sequence ATGGATCGTGCCGCCCTCGCCGACTTCCTCCGTCGCCACCGGGAGAGCCTGCGCCCGTCCGACGTGGGCTTGAGCGAGGGCGCCCGCCGCCGCGCGCCCGGCCTCCGCCGCGAGGAGGTCGCCCTGCTCGCCGCCATGTCGACCGACTATTACACGCGGCTGGAGCAGCGGCGCGGCCCGCAGCCGAGCGAGCAGATGCTGTCGTCGCTCGCCCGCGCGCTGCGCCTCACCGACGACGAGCGCGACTACCTCTACCGGGTCGCCGGCCACAACACCCCGGACCGGTTCTCGGGCGGCGCCCACGTCTCCCCGGCGCTGCAGCGGGTCCTCGACCGGCTCGACGACACGCCCGCCCTCGTGCTCTCGAACCTCGGGGAGGCACTGGTGCAGAACCGGATGGCGGTGGCGCTGCTCGGCGACCGATCCGGCTACACGGGCCTGGCTCGCAGCGAGTACTACCGCTGGTTCACCGACCCGGAGAACGCGCGGGCACAGTACCCGGAGGAGGACCGCGCCCGCCAGAGCCGCGCACAGGTCGCCTCGCTCCGCGACGCCTACGGCGCGATGGGGCCGCGCTCGCGCGCCGGAGAACTGGTGCGCGCGCTGCTCGCCGAGAGCCCGGAGTTCGCGGAGCTGTGGGAGCGCCACGAGGTCGCCCGCCGGTTCGAGGACCACAAGACGCTCATCCACGCCGAGCTCGGTCCGATCGAGCTGGACTGCCAGGCGCTGTTCACCGAGGACCAGTCGCAGTGCCTGCTCGTGCTGACCGCCCCGCCGCGCAGCGAGGCGGCCGAGAAGCTGGCGCTGCTGGGCGTGCTGGGAACCCAGTCGTTCGGCGGCTCCCCTGCTGCGCATGTCGGCGGCGAGGGCTAA
- a CDS encoding Lrp/AsnC family transcriptional regulator: MDELDRAILRELQSDARRSNRDVAAAVGVSPSTALERTRLLRRRGIIRGAVLDVDLAAIGRPVQALIAVRIRPPSRPVIEGFRDWVASLPETLGVFVTSGNEDFIIHVAVADNESLYAFVIDRLTQRREIADVRTSVVYEHLRNGRPEPVD; encoded by the coding sequence ATGGACGAACTTGATCGGGCGATCCTGCGTGAACTCCAGTCGGATGCGCGGCGCAGCAACCGGGACGTCGCCGCCGCCGTCGGCGTCTCGCCGAGCACCGCGCTCGAACGCACGCGACTCCTGCGGCGCCGCGGGATCATCCGCGGGGCGGTGCTCGACGTCGACCTCGCCGCGATCGGCCGGCCGGTCCAGGCCCTCATCGCGGTGCGCATCCGTCCGCCGTCGCGTCCGGTGATCGAAGGCTTCCGGGACTGGGTGGCGTCGCTGCCCGAGACGCTCGGCGTCTTCGTGACCAGCGGCAACGAGGACTTCATCATCCACGTCGCCGTCGCGGACAACGAGAGCCTGTACGCCTTCGTGATCGACCGCCTGACGCAGCGCCGCGAGATCGCGGACGTGCGGACCAGTGTGGTCTACGAGCACCTCCGCAACGGACGTCCGGAGCCGGTCGACTGA
- a CDS encoding SHOCT domain-containing protein: protein MDWSNFWSVVWLFFWSFAFVAYLFALFAIISDLFRDHKLNGWWKAVWIIFLIFVPFLTALVYLIARGPGMAERNQREARQMQSATDDYIRQVAHSSPADEISKAKALLDSGAITPEEFAHLKARALSGQHTGGATGPAAPTAAPAAAAPTVPPTAPPAAPTV, encoded by the coding sequence ATGGACTGGAGCAACTTCTGGAGCGTCGTCTGGCTCTTCTTCTGGAGCTTCGCCTTCGTGGCGTATCTGTTCGCGCTGTTCGCGATCATCAGCGACCTGTTCCGCGACCACAAGCTGAACGGGTGGTGGAAGGCCGTGTGGATCATCTTCCTGATCTTCGTGCCGTTCCTCACCGCGCTGGTCTACCTGATCGCGCGCGGGCCCGGGATGGCCGAGCGGAACCAGCGGGAGGCCCGGCAGATGCAGTCCGCCACGGACGACTACATCCGCCAGGTCGCGCACTCGAGCCCGGCCGATGAGATCTCGAAGGCCAAGGCGCTGCTCGACAGCGGCGCCATCACCCCGGAGGAGTTCGCGCACCTGAAGGCACGGGCGCTCTCCGGTCAGCACACCGGCGGCGCCACCGGCCCCGCCGCACCCACGGCCGCACCGGCCGCAGCCGCACCGACGGTCCCGCCGACCGCTCCCCCGGCCGCCCCCACCGTGTGA